A single region of the Gracilibacillus caseinilyticus genome encodes:
- the uvrA gene encoding excinuclease ABC subunit UvrA has protein sequence MAKKSISIKGARAHNLKNISIDIPKDRLVVLTGLSGSGKSSLAFDTIYAEGQRRYVESLSAYARQFLGQMDKPDVDSIEGLSPAISIDQKTTSRNPRSTVGTVTEIYDYMRLLFARIGHPICPIHGEEITSQTVEQMVDRILAYPERTKLQILAPVVSGRKGTHAKVLEDLQKEGYIRLRVDGEMREISDDIELDKNKNHSIEVVIDRIVVKEGITGRLSDSIETALKLGDGKVIVDVIGEEELLFSENHACPICGFSIDELEPRLFSFNSPWGACKTCDGLGSQLEVDVDLVIPNKDLTLNQGAIVAWEPTSSQYYPQMLKSVCAHYGIDMDVPVKKLAKRDMNKILNGSGKEKIYFRYENDYGMTRETEIYFEGVLNNIARRYRETSSDFIREQMEKYMANKACPSCEGYRLNEEALAVKVNDLHIGQVTELSVTEAIQFFTSLDLSEKEIQIAKMIVNELDDRLTFLKNVGLDYLTLSRAAGTLSGGEAQRIRLATQIGSALTGVLYVLDEPSIGLHQRDNDRLIQTLERMRDLGNTLIVVEHDEDTMLAADYLIDIGPGAGEHGGEVVAQGTPKQVMKKKRSLTGQYLSGEKFIPVPAKRSKPDNRYLEIIGAKENNLKNVDVKIPIGIFSAITGVSGSGKSSLINEILHKSLSVHLHRAKQKPGKHEKINGIEYLEKVIDIDQSPIGRTPRSNPATYTGAFDDIRDVFAQTNEAKIRGYKKGRFSFNVKGGRCEACRGDGIIKIEMHFLPDVYVPCEVCEGKRYNRETLDVKYKGKNIADVLDMTIEEALSFFENIPKIKRKLETIYDVGLGYVRLGQPATTLSGGEAQRVKLASELHRRSNGKSLYILDEPTTGLHIDDISRLLTVIERLVDNGDTVIIIEHNLDVIKASDYIIDLGPEGGDGGGTIVATGTPEEVAEVEESHTGRYLKPVLERDKARMEAMIGK, from the coding sequence ATGGCGAAAAAATCGATTTCAATAAAAGGAGCACGTGCTCATAATTTAAAAAACATTTCGATTGATATACCTAAAGATAGACTGGTAGTGTTAACTGGTTTATCTGGTTCCGGTAAGTCATCGCTAGCTTTTGATACGATCTATGCGGAAGGGCAAAGACGATATGTCGAGTCACTTTCCGCTTATGCTCGTCAGTTTTTAGGACAAATGGACAAACCAGATGTTGATTCTATTGAGGGGTTATCACCAGCCATTTCAATCGATCAGAAAACGACAAGCAGAAATCCGCGCTCTACAGTAGGAACGGTAACGGAAATTTACGATTATATGCGTTTGCTTTTTGCTCGGATTGGGCATCCTATCTGTCCGATTCATGGGGAGGAAATCACGTCACAAACCGTAGAACAAATGGTGGATCGAATTCTCGCCTATCCGGAGCGGACGAAATTACAAATCCTCGCACCAGTTGTTTCCGGACGAAAAGGAACCCACGCTAAAGTTTTGGAAGATCTCCAGAAAGAAGGGTACATTCGCCTGCGAGTGGACGGTGAGATGCGAGAAATAAGTGATGACATTGAGCTCGACAAGAACAAAAATCATTCAATCGAAGTAGTCATTGACAGGATAGTGGTGAAAGAAGGTATCACCGGTCGACTGTCTGATTCAATCGAAACAGCATTAAAGCTAGGCGATGGCAAGGTGATTGTCGATGTCATTGGAGAAGAGGAGTTGCTCTTTAGTGAAAACCACGCTTGTCCGATTTGTGGATTTTCCATTGATGAACTGGAACCACGCCTATTTTCCTTTAACAGTCCATGGGGCGCTTGTAAAACATGTGATGGTTTAGGTTCACAGCTGGAAGTTGATGTTGATCTGGTAATCCCGAATAAGGATTTAACACTAAATCAAGGCGCAATTGTTGCTTGGGAACCAACCAGCTCACAATATTATCCGCAAATGCTCAAGAGTGTTTGTGCTCATTATGGCATTGATATGGATGTTCCGGTGAAAAAGCTGGCAAAACGCGATATGAATAAAATTTTAAATGGAAGTGGAAAAGAAAAAATTTACTTCCGCTATGAAAATGATTATGGCATGACTCGTGAGACAGAAATTTATTTTGAAGGTGTTTTAAACAATATTGCCCGTCGCTATCGGGAGACATCTTCTGATTTCATTCGTGAACAAATGGAAAAATATATGGCAAATAAAGCATGTCCTAGCTGTGAAGGCTATCGTCTTAATGAAGAAGCACTTGCGGTCAAGGTAAATGATTTACATATTGGTCAGGTGACGGAATTGTCCGTAACCGAAGCCATTCAGTTCTTCACCTCACTTGATTTGTCCGAAAAAGAGATTCAGATTGCGAAAATGATTGTCAATGAATTAGATGATCGCCTTACTTTTCTTAAGAATGTTGGGTTGGACTACTTAACGTTATCAAGAGCGGCAGGGACATTATCTGGTGGCGAGGCGCAACGAATTCGGCTGGCAACTCAGATCGGTTCGGCATTGACAGGCGTTCTTTATGTATTGGATGAGCCATCGATCGGTCTGCACCAACGCGATAACGATCGTTTGATACAGACGTTAGAACGAATGCGTGATCTCGGAAATACGTTAATTGTAGTCGAGCATGATGAAGATACAATGCTTGCCGCTGACTATTTGATCGATATCGGCCCAGGAGCTGGTGAACACGGTGGGGAAGTAGTCGCTCAAGGTACACCAAAACAGGTCATGAAAAAGAAGAGATCTTTAACTGGTCAGTATTTATCTGGCGAGAAATTTATCCCTGTACCTGCTAAACGCTCTAAGCCTGATAATCGTTATTTGGAAATCATTGGTGCCAAGGAGAATAACTTAAAAAACGTTGATGTAAAAATTCCTATTGGCATTTTCTCAGCAATCACTGGCGTATCCGGATCTGGTAAGAGTTCATTAATCAATGAAATTTTACACAAAAGCTTATCCGTTCATTTACATCGTGCTAAGCAAAAACCTGGTAAGCATGAAAAAATTAACGGAATCGAATATCTAGAAAAAGTAATTGACATTGACCAGTCACCAATCGGTAGAACACCACGTTCCAATCCGGCTACTTATACGGGAGCTTTTGACGATATTCGAGATGTATTTGCCCAAACTAATGAGGCAAAAATCCGAGGCTATAAAAAAGGCCGTTTCAGCTTCAATGTAAAAGGTGGACGCTGTGAGGCATGCCGTGGCGATGGTATTATTAAAATTGAAATGCATTTCCTGCCGGACGTCTATGTACCGTGTGAAGTCTGTGAAGGCAAACGGTATAATCGTGAGACACTGGATGTCAAATATAAAGGGAAAAACATTGCGGATGTCCTGGATATGACGATTGAGGAGGCACTGTCCTTTTTCGAAAACATTCCTAAAATAAAACGTAAGCTGGAAACAATTTATGATGTCGGGCTTGGCTATGTGCGTTTAGGTCAGCCGGCGACCACCTTATCTGGTGGGGAAGCACAGCGTGTCAAATTGGCGAGTGAATTACACCGCCGTTCAAACGGAAAATCACTCTATATTCTGGATGAACCAACAACCGGTCTCCATATCGATGATATTTCTCGCTTGTTGACGGTAATTGAGCGCCTTGTCGATAATGGTGATACGGTGATCATCATCGAACATAATCTTGATGTGATTAAAGCGTCCGATTATATTATCGATCTCGGTCCAGAGGGTGGTGACGGTGGCGGTACCATTGTAGCTACAGGCACACCGGAAGAAGTCGCCGAAGTCGAAGAATCTCATACAGGAAGATATTTAAAACCTGTCCTTGAAAGAGATAAAGCAAGAATGGAAGCAATGATTGGAAAATAA
- a CDS encoding YojF family protein produces MEPIEINQLQKHIDDRANKDVYVHLETTNGAYASHFNEDAYNVGAFIRNAKVKYQRGKVVGAVATYRVGLKLDIGWIYAEGVNQFEINDQNQLLMAGHDREGRLMVSLQISETPFHY; encoded by the coding sequence ATGGAACCAATTGAAATAAATCAGTTGCAAAAACATATTGATGATCGTGCAAATAAAGACGTATATGTCCATTTAGAAACAACAAATGGTGCATATGCCAGTCACTTTAACGAGGATGCCTACAATGTAGGAGCGTTTATTCGTAATGCGAAGGTAAAGTATCAGCGAGGGAAAGTAGTTGGAGCTGTTGCTACATATCGTGTTGGGCTGAAATTAGATATTGGCTGGATCTATGCAGAGGGTGTCAATCAATTCGAAATAAATGACCAAAATCAGCTGTTAATGGCGGGTCATGATCGCGAAGGAAGATTGATGGTGTCACTGCAGATCAGTGAAACACCATTCCATTATTAA